From Coturnix japonica isolate 7356 chromosome 1, Coturnix japonica 2.1, whole genome shotgun sequence, the proteins below share one genomic window:
- the RIPK4 gene encoding receptor-interacting serine/threonine-protein kinase 4, with protein MARDSGSPWAMGLLKTFEESEFGSWEKIGSGGFGQVYKVRHLHWKTWLAIKCSPSLHVDEKERMELLEEARKMEMAKFRYILPVYGICKEPVGLVMEYMETGSLEKLLASEPLPWELRFRIIHETAVGMNFLHCMSPPLLHLDLKPANILLDAHYHVKISDFGLAKCNGLSHSHDLSMDGLCGTIAYLPPERIKEKNRCFDTKHDVYSFSIVIWGVLTQKKPFAEENNILHIMVKVVKGHRPELPPVSKSRPHSCNNLIKLMQKCWQDDPGERPTFQEITSVTETLCEKPEDETKEMVAEDLDTKSSPKQQSEGMSALSQPKKEPVLASVKDYSLSELLSQLDSGISQTMEGPEDLSRSSSESKLAASDKRLSGVSSVDSAFSSRGSLSLSFERESSDVGTTDIQKRKLTEAILAGDTSKLMKILQPQDVDIVLDGNCSLLHLAVEAGQEECVKWLLLYNANPNLTNKKGSTPLHIAIEKKIKSIVELLMARKINVNAKDEDQWTALHFAAQNGDDFSTKMLLDKNASLNEVDFEGRAPIHIACQYGQENIVRILLRRGVNVNIKGKDDWVPLHYAAWQGHLPIVKLLAKQPGANVNVQTVDGRTSLHLAAQRGHYRVARLLIDLESDVNVPNALSQTALHIAAETGHTSTSRLLLKHGADIEAATAEGCTALHLASRSGHLATTKLLMDEGANVLARGPLNRTALHLAAENGHSEVVEELVSSGNINIFDDEGLTALHLAARGGHTKTVEVLLKHGALTDLQRPTFQTLLRLTQQGSNSSVTVLLSKT; from the exons GGAGCGTATGGAGTTATTGGAAGAAGCCAGGAAGATGGAAATGGCAAAATTTCGCTACATCCTTCCTGTTTATGGCATCTGTAAAGAGCCGGTTGGCTTGGTGATGGAATACATGGAGACGGGATCTCTGGAAAAGCTCCTGGCTTCCGAACCTCTGCCGTGGGAACTGCGCTTCCGAATCATCCATGAGACAGCCGTGGGCATGAACTTCCTGCACTGTATGTCCCCTCCACTGCTACATCTGGACCTCAAGCCTGCCAACATCCTGCTTGATGCCCACTACCATGTCAAG ATTTCTGACTTTGGACTTGCGAAGTGCAATGGCTTGTCACATTCCCATGACCTCAGTATGGACGGCTTGTGTGGCACAATTGCATACCTTCCTCCGGAGCGCATCAAGGAGAAGAACAGGTGTTTTGACACCAAACATGATGTGTACAG CTTTTCCATTGTGATCTGGGGAGTTCTTACACAGAAGAAGCCTTTTGCAG aggaaaacaacattttacaTATCATGGTAAAAGTAGTTAAAGGCCACCGCCCAGAGCTACCTCCTGTTTCCAAATCCAGACCTCATTCATGTAATAACTTGATCAAACTGATGCAGAAATGTTGGCAAGATGATCCTGGTGAACGGCCAACATTTCAAG aaatcaCTTCAGTAACAGAAACACTTTGTGAAAAACCAGAagatgaaacaaaggaaatggtGGCTGAGGACCTGGACACTAAGAGTTCCCCAAAGCAGCAATCTGAG GGGATGTCTGCATTATCTCAGCCGAAAAAGGAGCCTGTTCTGGCATCAGTTAAGGATTACAGTCTATCAGAATTGTTGTCCCAGCTGGATTCAGGGATTTCACAGACTATGGAGGGCCCTGAGGATCTCAGCCGCAGCTCTTCTGAATCCAAACTTGCTGCCAGTGACAAGCGGCTTTCAGGAGTTTCGTCTGTAGATTCAGCTTTTTCATCCAGAGgctccctttccctttcctttgaaaGAGAGAGTTCAG ATGTAGGTACTACGGACATACAGAAAAGGAAGCTAACAGAAGCCATTTTAGCTGGTGACACGAGCAAGCTGATGAAGATCCTCCAGCCTCAAGACGTTGACATTGTTTTAGATGGGAACTGCAGTCTTTTGCACTTAGCTGTTGAAGCTGGTCAAGAAGAATGTGTCAAATGGCTTCTCCTTTACAATGCTAACCCAAACCTCACCAACAAGAAAGGATCCACCCCTCTTCACATAGCcattgagaagaaaattaaaagcatcgTGGAGCTGCTCATGGCAAGGAAAATCAATGTTAATGCCAAAGATGAGGATCAGTGGACTGCTCTTCACTTTGCTGCCCAAAATGGGGATGATTTCAGCACCAAAATGCTGCTTGATAAGAATGCATCCTTGAACGAGGTAGATTTTGAAGGCAGGGCCCCCATCCACATAGCCTGTCAGTATGGCCAAGAGAATATTGTGCGGATTCTGCTGAGAAGAGGCGTTAACGTGAACATCAAAGGAAAGGATGACTGGGTCCCTTTGCACTATGCTGCCTGGCAAGGTCATCTTCCCATCGTGAAGCTTCTGGCCAAACAGCCAGGTGCAAATGTAAATGTGCAGACCGTGGATGGAAGGACCTCGCTACACTTGGCTGCTCAGCGAGGTCACTACCGTGTCGCTCGCCTTCTCATAGACCTGGAGTCAGATGTCAACGTACCGAATGCACTCTCGCAGACTGCTCTCCACATAGCTGCTGAAACTGGCCACACAAGCACATCCAGGCTGCTTCTTAAACATGGTGCAGACATTGAGGCAGCAACAGCGGAAGGATGTACTGCTCTGCACTTGGCATCTCGCAGCGGCCATTTAGCAACAACGAAGTTGCTGATGGATGAAGGGGCCAATGTTCTTGCCAGAGGCCCATTAAATAGGACAGCGTTGCATCTTGCTGCAGAAAATGGGCACTCTGAAGTAGTAGAAGAACTTGTCAGTTCAGGAAACATCAATATTTTTGACGACGAGGGGTTGACAGCTCTTCATCTGGCTGCAAGAGGAGGGCACACAAAAACAGTTGAGGTTCTTCTAAAGCATGGGGCACTCACTGATCTGCAGAGACCCACATTTCAGACCCTGCTCCGGCTTACTCAGCAGGGCAGCAATAGCTCAGTTACTGTGTTGTTAAGTAAGACTTAA